The following are encoded together in the Triticum dicoccoides isolate Atlit2015 ecotype Zavitan chromosome 6B, WEW_v2.0, whole genome shotgun sequence genome:
- the LOC119321866 gene encoding 2-hydroxyisoflavanone dehydratase-like, whose protein sequence is MACQQLNRSFGRQRRSRGRWRACEDHLLQVFLLINGGAVLIRARVSSLAHGRPDDPPCARAMDPAPAPAASKMRFDSPAFRVHEDGRVERFFGTDTTHPGFDAATGVTSKDVVLDGATGVFARVYLPALPDGPGRGTRLPILVYFHGGGLVLGSAASQMYHGYLNAVASRAGVLAVSVDYRLAPEHPIPAAYEDSWTALRWAASRADPWLSAHGDAGRIFLAGDSGGANIVHNMAIMAGTRSTDQDGLPAGALVEGAILLHPMFGGKEPVDGEAADTRYHMEKLWALICPDGEGLGVDDPRLNPMAPGAPSLRALAGRRLLVCSAERDFARARAAAYYQAVKGSAWPGMAEWVESPGEEHGFFLLQPERDESSALLDRVVAFLSGE, encoded by the coding sequence ATGGCGTGTCAGCAGCTGAACCGAAGCTTCGGTCGGCAGCGGCGATCACGAGGAAGATGGCGTGCGTGCGAAGACCATCTACTCCAAGTTTTTTTGCTAATCAATGGCGGAGCAGTATTAATTAGGGCCCGTGTCTCATCTCTTGCCCACGGCCGGCCTGACGACCCACCTTGCGCGCGAGCGATGGATCCAGCTCCAGCACCAGCAGCCAGCAAGATGCGGTTCGACTCGCCGGCCTTCCGCGTCCACGAGGACGGCCGCGTGGAGCGCTTCTTCGGCACGGACACCACCCACCCGGGCTTCGACGCCGCCACCGGCGTCACCTCCAAGGACGTCGTGCTCGACGGCGCCACCGGCGTCTTCGCCCGCGTCTACCTACCCGCGCTCCCCGACGGCCCCGGCCGCGGGACGAGGCTGCCCATCCTTGTCTACTTCCACGGAGGCGGCCTGGTCCTCGGCTCGGCCGCGTCCCAGATGTACCACGGCTACCTCAACGCCGTCGCCTCCCGGGCCGGCGTCCTGGCCGTGTCCGTCGACTACCGCCTCGCGCCGGAGCACCCCATCCCGGCGGCCTACGAGGACTCCTGGACGGCGCTCCGCTGGGCCGCGTCGAGGGCCGACCCGTGGCTCTCGGCGCACGGTGACGCCGGCCGCATCTTCCTGGCCGGCGACAGCGGGGGCGCCAACATCGTCCACAACATGGCGATCATGGCCGGCACTCGAAGCACTGATCAGGACGGTTTGCCCGCGGGGGCGCTGGTGGAGGGGGCGATCCTTCTCCACCCCATGTTTGGCGGGAAGGAGCCGGTGGACGGCGAGGCGGCGGACACGAGATATCACATGGAGAAGCTCTGGGCGCTGATATGCCCGGACGGCGAGGGTCTAGGGGTGGACGACCCGAGGCTGAACCCGATGGCTCCTGGGGCGCCGAGCTTGCGCGCGCTGGCTGGCCGGAGGCTGCTCGTGTGCTCCGCCGAGAGGGACTTCGCGCGGGCGAGGGCCGCCGCGTACTATCAGGCCGTCAAGGGGAGCGCGTGGCCTGGCATGGCGGAGTGGGTGGAGTCCCCCGGGGAGGAGCATGgcttcttcctcctccagccgGAGCGCGACGAGTCGTCGGCCCTCTTGGATCGTGTGGTCGCCTTCCTCTCCGGCGAATGA